One Bos indicus isolate NIAB-ARS_2022 breed Sahiwal x Tharparkar chromosome 10, NIAB-ARS_B.indTharparkar_mat_pri_1.0, whole genome shotgun sequence DNA window includes the following coding sequences:
- the CCPG1 gene encoding cell cycle progression protein 1 isoform X6 — protein MSENSSDSDSSCGWTVINHEGSDIEMVNSEHGAASDSCKPAPECASLSQEELQELQVEQGESSQNGTVLLGGAAYPALEEMKSALEGEEEKLPDDNLYFGTVSDDSDIVTLEPPKLEDIGNQEEALIVKEAESPEDFNMGSSSSSQYTFCQPETVFSSQPSDDESSSDETSHQPSATFRRRRARKKTVSSSESEERLLAEQEPEPPQELCKRQFSSGLNKCVILALVIAISMGFGHFYGKRGGNKGEGTIQIQKRQQLVKKIHEDELNDMKDYLSQCQQEQESLIEYKSLKENLARCWTHTEAEKMSFETQKKNLDTENQYLRTSLEKEEKALSSLQEELRKLREQIRILEDKGTSAELVTENQKLKQHLEEEKLKTHSFLNQRETLLAEAKMLRKELERERLITMALRVELQQLSSSNPDSPSVVTEKKEIEMLRERLTELERKLTFEQQRSDLWERLYVEAKDQNEKQETDGKKKGNRGNHRAKNKSKETFLGSVKETFDAMKNSTKEFVRHHKEKIKQAKEAVKENLKKFSDSVKSTFRHFKDTTKNIFDEKGNKRFGATKETAAKKPTTFSEYFHPQYKARTQNQNSRGPTMQREGRKEKPHFEEFGKNTNSQKCSAEHDCGGNYNSFRKACSGVFECAQQESINLFNVKMLNPVRIDEFRQLIEGYLLEKLDSFHHWKELDHFINKFFLNGVFIHDQKLFTDFVNDVKDYLKDMKEYQVDNDGVFEKLDGYIYRHFFGHTFSPPYGPSRPDKKQRMVNIESSRHRKQEQKHPQPQPYKREGKWHKYGRTNGRHMANLEIELGQLPFDPKY, from the exons ATGTCTGAGAACTCCAGTGACAGTGATTCATCTTGTGGTTGGACTGTCATCAATCATGAg GGGTCTGATATCGAGATGGTGAATTCTGAACATGGTGCAGCTAGTGACAGCTGTAAGCCCGCTCCAGAATGTGCATCTTTATCACAAGAGGAGCTGCAAGAATTGCAGGTAGAGCAGGGAG AGAGCAGCCAAAATGGCACAGTGTTACTGGGAGGAGCTGCTTACCCTGCTTTGGAGGAAATGAAGTCAGCACTCGAG ggagaggaagaaaagttACCTGATGACAATCTCTATTTTGGAACTGTCAGTGATGATTCTGATATTGTTACACTTGAGCCACCTAAGTTAGAAGACATTGGAAATCAAGAAGAAGCATTAATTGTTAAAGAAGCAGAGAGTCCAGAAGACTTTAACATGGGCTCTTCCTCTAGCAGCCAGTACACGTTTTGTCAGCCAGAAACAG tattttcatCTCAGCCTAGCGACGACGAATCAAGCAGTGACGAAACCAGCCATCAGCCCAGTGCAACCTTTAGACGACGTCGTGCCAGGAAGAAGACTGTGTCTAGTTCAGAATCTGAAGAAAGGCTACTTGCTGAACAAGAGCCTGAACCCCCTCAGGAGCTATGTAAACGGCAGTTCAGTAGTGGTCTCAATAAATGTGTTATACTTGCTTTGGTGATTGCGATCAGCATGGGATTTGGACATTTCTATG GTAAACGTGGAGGTAACAAAGGAGAAG gcacAATTCAGATTCAGAAGCGTCAACAGTTagtcaaaaagatacatgaagaTGAACTGAATGATATGAAGGAttatctttcccagtgtcaacAGGAACAAGAGTCATTAATAGAATATAAG tCATTGAAGGAAAACCTTGCAAGGTGTTGGACCCATACTGAAGCAGAGAAGATGTCCTTTGAAACTCAGAAAAAGAACCTTGATACAGAAAATCAGTATCTAAGaacatctctggagaaggaagaaaaagcttTGTCTTCATTACAGGAAGAGTTAAGGAAATTAAGAGAACAGATTAGGATATTAGAAGATAAAGGGACAAGCGCTGAATTAGTTACAGAAAATCAGAAACTTAAGCAGCATTTGgaagaagaaaagctgaaaacacACAGTTTCCTTAATCAAAGGGAGACTCTGTTGGCAGAAGCAAAGATGCTCAGGAAAGAACTGGAAAGAGAACGACTAATAACCATGGCTTTAAGGGTAGAACTCCAACAGCTAAGCTCCAGCAACCCAGACTCGCCCAGTGTAGTGactgagaaaaaggaaatagaaatgttACGGGAAAGACTGACTGAGCTGGAGCGCAAGCTAACCTTTGAGCAACAGCGTTCTGATTTGTGGGAAAGACTGTATGTTGAAGCAAAAGATCAAAATGAGAAACAAGAAACTGatgggaaaaagaaagggaacagAGGAAACCACAGagctaaaaataaatcaaaggaaacatttttggGTTCTGTTAAGGAAACATTTGATGCAATGAAGAATTCTACTAAGGAGTTTGTGAGGcatcataaagaaaaaattaaacaggCTAAAGAAGCtgtaaaagaaaatctgaaaaaattctCAGATTCAGTTAAATCCACTTTCAGGCATTTCAAAGATACCACCAAGAATATCTTTGATGAAAAAGGCAATAAAAGATTTGGCGCTACAAAAGAAACCGCAGCTAAAAAACCGACAACATTTAGTGAATATTTCCATCCACAGTATAAGGCACGTACACAAAACCAGAATAGTAGAGGCCCTACTAtgcagagagagggaaggaaagaaaagcctcattttgaagaatttggaaaaaatacaaattcacaGAAATGCAGTGCTGAGCATGACTGTGGTGGAAATTATAATTCTTTCAGAAAGGCTTGTTCTGGTGTATTTGAATGTGCTCAACAGGAGTCTATTAacctttttaatgttaaaatgttgAATCCTGTAAGGATAGATGAATTTAGACAGTTAATTGAAGGGTATTTATTAGAAAAACTGGATAGTTTTCATCATTGGAAAGAACTTGATCACTTCATCAATAAGTTTTTCCTAAATGGTGTCTTTATACATGATCAGAAGCTCTTCACTGACTTTGTTAATGATGTTAAAGATTATCTTAAAGACATGAAAGAATATCAAGTAGATAATGATGGCGTATTTGAGAAGTTGGatggatatatatatagacactTCTTTGGTCACACCTTTTCCCCTCCATATGGACCCAG TCGACCAGATAAAAAGCAACGTATGGTAAATATTGAAAGCTCCAGGCATCGAAAACAAGAGCAGAAGCACCCTCAGCCACAACCTTATAAAAGGGAAGGTAAATGGCATAAATATGGTCGCACTAATGGAAGACACATGGCAAACCTTGAAATAGAATTGGGGCAGTTACCTTTTGATCCTAAATATTGA
- the CCPG1 gene encoding cell cycle progression protein 1 isoform X2, whose amino-acid sequence MSENSSDSDSSCGWTVINHEGSDIEMVNSEHGAASDSCKPAPECASLSQEELQELQVEQGESSQNGTVLLGGAAYPALEEMKSALEGEEEKLPDDNLYFGTVSDDSDIVTLEPPKLEDIGNQEEALIVKEAESPEDFNMGSSSSSQYTFCQPETERWWEKLWKIPECIRGWDDQLKHHVPSQLTFQVFSSQPSDDESSSDETSHQPSATFRRRRARKKTVSSSESEERLLAEQEPEPPQELCKRQFSSGLNKCVILALVIAISMGFGHFYGKRGGNKGEGTIQIQKRQQLVKKIHEDELNDMKDYLSQCQQEQESLIEYKSLKENLARCWTHTEAEKMSFETQKKNLDTENQYLRTSLEKEEKALSSLQEELRKLREQIRILEDKGTSAELVTENQKLKQHLEEEKLKTHSFLNQRETLLAEAKMLRKELERERLITMALRVELQQLSSSNPDSPSVVTEKKEIEMLRERLTELERKLTFEQQRSDLWERLYVEAKDQNEKQETDGKKKGNRGNHRAKNKSKETFLGSVKETFDAMKNSTKEFVRHHKEKIKQAKEAVKENLKKFSDSVKSTFRHFKDTTKNIFDEKGNKRFGATKETAAKKPTTFSEYFHPQYKARTQNQNSRGPTMQREGRKEKPHFEEFGKNTNSQKCSAEHDCGGNYNSFRKACSGVFECAQQESINLFNVKMLNPVRIDEFRQLIEGYLLEKLDSFHHWKELDHFINKFFLNGVFIHDQKLFTDFVNDVKDYLKDMKEYQVDNDGVFEKLDGYIYRHFFGHTFSPPYGPSRPDKKQRMVNIESSRHRKQEQKHPQPQPYKREGKWHKYGRTNGRHMANLEIELGQLPFDPKY is encoded by the exons ATGTCTGAGAACTCCAGTGACAGTGATTCATCTTGTGGTTGGACTGTCATCAATCATGAg GGGTCTGATATCGAGATGGTGAATTCTGAACATGGTGCAGCTAGTGACAGCTGTAAGCCCGCTCCAGAATGTGCATCTTTATCACAAGAGGAGCTGCAAGAATTGCAGGTAGAGCAGGGAG AGAGCAGCCAAAATGGCACAGTGTTACTGGGAGGAGCTGCTTACCCTGCTTTGGAGGAAATGAAGTCAGCACTCGAG ggagaggaagaaaagttACCTGATGACAATCTCTATTTTGGAACTGTCAGTGATGATTCTGATATTGTTACACTTGAGCCACCTAAGTTAGAAGACATTGGAAATCAAGAAGAAGCATTAATTGTTAAAGAAGCAGAGAGTCCAGAAGACTTTAACATGGGCTCTTCCTCTAGCAGCCAGTACACGTTTTGTCAGCCAGAAACAG AAAGATGGTGGGAGAAGCTGTGGAAGATTCCTGAATGCATAAGGGGATGGGATGATCAGCTGAAACACCATGTTCCTAGCCAACTCACTTTCCAAG tattttcatCTCAGCCTAGCGACGACGAATCAAGCAGTGACGAAACCAGCCATCAGCCCAGTGCAACCTTTAGACGACGTCGTGCCAGGAAGAAGACTGTGTCTAGTTCAGAATCTGAAGAAAGGCTACTTGCTGAACAAGAGCCTGAACCCCCTCAGGAGCTATGTAAACGGCAGTTCAGTAGTGGTCTCAATAAATGTGTTATACTTGCTTTGGTGATTGCGATCAGCATGGGATTTGGACATTTCTATG GTAAACGTGGAGGTAACAAAGGAGAAG gcacAATTCAGATTCAGAAGCGTCAACAGTTagtcaaaaagatacatgaagaTGAACTGAATGATATGAAGGAttatctttcccagtgtcaacAGGAACAAGAGTCATTAATAGAATATAAG tCATTGAAGGAAAACCTTGCAAGGTGTTGGACCCATACTGAAGCAGAGAAGATGTCCTTTGAAACTCAGAAAAAGAACCTTGATACAGAAAATCAGTATCTAAGaacatctctggagaaggaagaaaaagcttTGTCTTCATTACAGGAAGAGTTAAGGAAATTAAGAGAACAGATTAGGATATTAGAAGATAAAGGGACAAGCGCTGAATTAGTTACAGAAAATCAGAAACTTAAGCAGCATTTGgaagaagaaaagctgaaaacacACAGTTTCCTTAATCAAAGGGAGACTCTGTTGGCAGAAGCAAAGATGCTCAGGAAAGAACTGGAAAGAGAACGACTAATAACCATGGCTTTAAGGGTAGAACTCCAACAGCTAAGCTCCAGCAACCCAGACTCGCCCAGTGTAGTGactgagaaaaaggaaatagaaatgttACGGGAAAGACTGACTGAGCTGGAGCGCAAGCTAACCTTTGAGCAACAGCGTTCTGATTTGTGGGAAAGACTGTATGTTGAAGCAAAAGATCAAAATGAGAAACAAGAAACTGatgggaaaaagaaagggaacagAGGAAACCACAGagctaaaaataaatcaaaggaaacatttttggGTTCTGTTAAGGAAACATTTGATGCAATGAAGAATTCTACTAAGGAGTTTGTGAGGcatcataaagaaaaaattaaacaggCTAAAGAAGCtgtaaaagaaaatctgaaaaaattctCAGATTCAGTTAAATCCACTTTCAGGCATTTCAAAGATACCACCAAGAATATCTTTGATGAAAAAGGCAATAAAAGATTTGGCGCTACAAAAGAAACCGCAGCTAAAAAACCGACAACATTTAGTGAATATTTCCATCCACAGTATAAGGCACGTACACAAAACCAGAATAGTAGAGGCCCTACTAtgcagagagagggaaggaaagaaaagcctcattttgaagaatttggaaaaaatacaaattcacaGAAATGCAGTGCTGAGCATGACTGTGGTGGAAATTATAATTCTTTCAGAAAGGCTTGTTCTGGTGTATTTGAATGTGCTCAACAGGAGTCTATTAacctttttaatgttaaaatgttgAATCCTGTAAGGATAGATGAATTTAGACAGTTAATTGAAGGGTATTTATTAGAAAAACTGGATAGTTTTCATCATTGGAAAGAACTTGATCACTTCATCAATAAGTTTTTCCTAAATGGTGTCTTTATACATGATCAGAAGCTCTTCACTGACTTTGTTAATGATGTTAAAGATTATCTTAAAGACATGAAAGAATATCAAGTAGATAATGATGGCGTATTTGAGAAGTTGGatggatatatatatagacactTCTTTGGTCACACCTTTTCCCCTCCATATGGACCCAG TCGACCAGATAAAAAGCAACGTATGGTAAATATTGAAAGCTCCAGGCATCGAAAACAAGAGCAGAAGCACCCTCAGCCACAACCTTATAAAAGGGAAGGTAAATGGCATAAATATGGTCGCACTAATGGAAGACACATGGCAAACCTTGAAATAGAATTGGGGCAGTTACCTTTTGATCCTAAATATTGA
- the CCPG1 gene encoding cell cycle progression protein 1 isoform X7, giving the protein MSENSSDSDSSCGWTVINHEGSDIEMVNSEHGAASDSCKPAPECASLSQEELQELQVEQGESSQNGTVLLGGAAYPALEEMKSALEGEEEKLPDDNLYFGTVSDDSDIVTLEPPKLEDIGNQEEALIVKEAESPEDFNMGSSSSSQYTFCQPETVFSSQPSDDESSSDETSHQPSATFRRRRARKKTVSSSESEERLLAEQEPEPPQELCKRQFSSGLNKCVILALVIAISMGFGHFYGTIQIQKRQQLVKKIHEDELNDMKDYLSQCQQEQESLIEYKSLKENLARCWTHTEAEKMSFETQKKNLDTENQYLRTSLEKEEKALSSLQEELRKLREQIRILEDKGTSAELVTENQKLKQHLEEEKLKTHSFLNQRETLLAEAKMLRKELERERLITMALRVELQQLSSSNPDSPSVVTEKKEIEMLRERLTELERKLTFEQQRSDLWERLYVEAKDQNEKQETDGKKKGNRGNHRAKNKSKETFLGSVKETFDAMKNSTKEFVRHHKEKIKQAKEAVKENLKKFSDSVKSTFRHFKDTTKNIFDEKGNKRFGATKETAAKKPTTFSEYFHPQYKARTQNQNSRGPTMQREGRKEKPHFEEFGKNTNSQKCSAEHDCGGNYNSFRKACSGVFECAQQESINLFNVKMLNPVRIDEFRQLIEGYLLEKLDSFHHWKELDHFINKFFLNGVFIHDQKLFTDFVNDVKDYLKDMKEYQVDNDGVFEKLDGYIYRHFFGHTFSPPYGPSRPDKKQRMVNIESSRHRKQEQKHPQPQPYKREGKWHKYGRTNGRHMANLEIELGQLPFDPKY; this is encoded by the exons ATGTCTGAGAACTCCAGTGACAGTGATTCATCTTGTGGTTGGACTGTCATCAATCATGAg GGGTCTGATATCGAGATGGTGAATTCTGAACATGGTGCAGCTAGTGACAGCTGTAAGCCCGCTCCAGAATGTGCATCTTTATCACAAGAGGAGCTGCAAGAATTGCAGGTAGAGCAGGGAG AGAGCAGCCAAAATGGCACAGTGTTACTGGGAGGAGCTGCTTACCCTGCTTTGGAGGAAATGAAGTCAGCACTCGAG ggagaggaagaaaagttACCTGATGACAATCTCTATTTTGGAACTGTCAGTGATGATTCTGATATTGTTACACTTGAGCCACCTAAGTTAGAAGACATTGGAAATCAAGAAGAAGCATTAATTGTTAAAGAAGCAGAGAGTCCAGAAGACTTTAACATGGGCTCTTCCTCTAGCAGCCAGTACACGTTTTGTCAGCCAGAAACAG tattttcatCTCAGCCTAGCGACGACGAATCAAGCAGTGACGAAACCAGCCATCAGCCCAGTGCAACCTTTAGACGACGTCGTGCCAGGAAGAAGACTGTGTCTAGTTCAGAATCTGAAGAAAGGCTACTTGCTGAACAAGAGCCTGAACCCCCTCAGGAGCTATGTAAACGGCAGTTCAGTAGTGGTCTCAATAAATGTGTTATACTTGCTTTGGTGATTGCGATCAGCATGGGATTTGGACATTTCTATG gcacAATTCAGATTCAGAAGCGTCAACAGTTagtcaaaaagatacatgaagaTGAACTGAATGATATGAAGGAttatctttcccagtgtcaacAGGAACAAGAGTCATTAATAGAATATAAG tCATTGAAGGAAAACCTTGCAAGGTGTTGGACCCATACTGAAGCAGAGAAGATGTCCTTTGAAACTCAGAAAAAGAACCTTGATACAGAAAATCAGTATCTAAGaacatctctggagaaggaagaaaaagcttTGTCTTCATTACAGGAAGAGTTAAGGAAATTAAGAGAACAGATTAGGATATTAGAAGATAAAGGGACAAGCGCTGAATTAGTTACAGAAAATCAGAAACTTAAGCAGCATTTGgaagaagaaaagctgaaaacacACAGTTTCCTTAATCAAAGGGAGACTCTGTTGGCAGAAGCAAAGATGCTCAGGAAAGAACTGGAAAGAGAACGACTAATAACCATGGCTTTAAGGGTAGAACTCCAACAGCTAAGCTCCAGCAACCCAGACTCGCCCAGTGTAGTGactgagaaaaaggaaatagaaatgttACGGGAAAGACTGACTGAGCTGGAGCGCAAGCTAACCTTTGAGCAACAGCGTTCTGATTTGTGGGAAAGACTGTATGTTGAAGCAAAAGATCAAAATGAGAAACAAGAAACTGatgggaaaaagaaagggaacagAGGAAACCACAGagctaaaaataaatcaaaggaaacatttttggGTTCTGTTAAGGAAACATTTGATGCAATGAAGAATTCTACTAAGGAGTTTGTGAGGcatcataaagaaaaaattaaacaggCTAAAGAAGCtgtaaaagaaaatctgaaaaaattctCAGATTCAGTTAAATCCACTTTCAGGCATTTCAAAGATACCACCAAGAATATCTTTGATGAAAAAGGCAATAAAAGATTTGGCGCTACAAAAGAAACCGCAGCTAAAAAACCGACAACATTTAGTGAATATTTCCATCCACAGTATAAGGCACGTACACAAAACCAGAATAGTAGAGGCCCTACTAtgcagagagagggaaggaaagaaaagcctcattttgaagaatttggaaaaaatacaaattcacaGAAATGCAGTGCTGAGCATGACTGTGGTGGAAATTATAATTCTTTCAGAAAGGCTTGTTCTGGTGTATTTGAATGTGCTCAACAGGAGTCTATTAacctttttaatgttaaaatgttgAATCCTGTAAGGATAGATGAATTTAGACAGTTAATTGAAGGGTATTTATTAGAAAAACTGGATAGTTTTCATCATTGGAAAGAACTTGATCACTTCATCAATAAGTTTTTCCTAAATGGTGTCTTTATACATGATCAGAAGCTCTTCACTGACTTTGTTAATGATGTTAAAGATTATCTTAAAGACATGAAAGAATATCAAGTAGATAATGATGGCGTATTTGAGAAGTTGGatggatatatatatagacactTCTTTGGTCACACCTTTTCCCCTCCATATGGACCCAG TCGACCAGATAAAAAGCAACGTATGGTAAATATTGAAAGCTCCAGGCATCGAAAACAAGAGCAGAAGCACCCTCAGCCACAACCTTATAAAAGGGAAGGTAAATGGCATAAATATGGTCGCACTAATGGAAGACACATGGCAAACCTTGAAATAGAATTGGGGCAGTTACCTTTTGATCCTAAATATTGA